atcccgggattaaatatgtagtgtgtttggttcatgagattcaatcccataATTCAATTTTAGATGAATAATAataggataattagtcatagctaacccctagaactaaaataatcccaacTCAAtctaaaattatattttgatattattttatcttgagaACTAAACGCCACTTTTATCTCTTTTTAGTCCAAGATAACTTAAATATTCTTATTCCAAAAAAACTAAAttggaaaatgaagaaaaattgtTTAGGATGTAGTCTTATAGGCTTTGACCTACATTTTAATCTCCATTCAAGTATTTAAATTTAACTAATTCTACTGCACCAACCAACttgattattaaatttaaaattagacTCATAATTCTTTTTATGAGAAGCCCATATCACGTAATCATGACACTATGGACTTTTAAAGATTATGAAAATATGCTATACCCTTTacttttttgttgaaatgatactttATTTAGCTTaagtattaataaaataagcaCAACAATTAAAAAGTGCTATCACCATAATGACCTTCATGATTACCACACTGCACTATTGATCACACTCTATATAAACTCTAAACGGactttcaaaattaaaaagagaATTGCTACTAAATAAACCTTTATAGAATCTAATCATGTACAAGAAATAATTTAACCCAACTTTAAACTCAAACTAACTCTATATAAACCACACATTATGCTAAGTTTCAATATAAGAACAATATCTGTGCAACCATACTATGCTAAGAAGAGGCTTCACCACCACCGCACCACCCAGCTCCGCCGTGGAACTTTGTTGGTGCCGGTTGCGGAGGCGACGGCGGAGGTGGAAGGGGGGCTCGGTACGGTTGGGGAACCGGCGGAGAGGGTTCCTCCTCGCCATCCGGCCGGTGGTGCAATGGGCGGTGATTGTGCGGCCCTTCCGCTTGTTAAAGAAATTGGTGGCGGAGCTAGCGGCGAACGGGCGGCTTCTCGAGGCGTATTGCCGGACTCTGCTGCTGCTCCGCCCTCAGCTCTTCCCGTTGTGTTGAATTATCGTCGATCATTGCTTGGATGATTGGGTGAGGATATGATTCCAATTTTGATTAGAGTTATGTCCATTCTATGTAAATGTATTTGCAATTGTAATTAAATGGTCTTTTATTTGTATGATTGTACCACTGCACATGGTTATGTATATTGAACTGGAACCaacattttatatagtaaaTCTTCGAACTCCACGTCAATTgatctcacaaccgatgtgagACACTGAACGTAACAGAATATAACCAACAAAAGGAGTGATGAAAGAGCAAGAGATCTTATTTACAACTATTGACATATGATAATTCATTTACATTGGATAAAAGAAGAAGTTAACATTTACATATGTTGCAAATATAACCAAGATTAGGTAGGTTTGAAGTTACCAGAGAGCCACTCCAGCTGCGACCAGATCAAGCCTCGCAGCGAGAACTTCATTCCCTCTTCCTCTCCGCTGCTTGTTCTAGAAGGTGTAGCCTCCGGAGATGTCCCCGGGGATACGTTTTCAAAAACGGTCCGCCCTCCGATTTCTCGTCTCACCACCTCCATCGTTTCCGGACTCACATCTTCCCCTGTTGCGTCTTTCAGGTAGAACGTCCCCACTGCGTTTTCGCCACGAATCCCAATCTCCGCCCCTGTTATCGATAGCCCGTTCTCCCGAAGAACACGTGTAACGTCCGATAGCAGTCCCGTCCTGTTCTTAGTGCAAATTTTTAGACTCAATCCCTGCATATATCATTCAAGCAGGTATTAGGTAACATATTGCACTAATTGATGTACCTATTAATTAGGGATTAATACAGAGTtcaaaattgtttaattaattaaagtaataCTATGAACATTGATCAAATTTACAAAAACATACATGAGATACTCTCCTTTCTGTGGCAGCAATCAAACATTTGGTAACACGGTGCTTCTCGCTATCGGTCTCTAACGTCCCGTTCTTGTCCGTTACATAATATTCCTACGATAATTTTTCGATAAATACCTTATATAAGAGGAGAGGATATATACTTGAAACTAATAAATTGGATTCTGAATAAAAAGTTTGGATGAGTATACCTGAAATGCAGTAGAGCCTTGAGAGCCAATGGCCGCATGGTGAACCACATAGTTCAAGTCGGTGAGAGCACAGACCGTGTCGAACAGCAGCTTAGGCCGATCTCTGCTCCTCACGGTAACAATCGAGTATCCGGTTTCCTTGCACCTCTGTATCTTCACGTGTGTCCCAATCTGCCCCTTCCTCTGCTCCTTCCGGCATCCGCCATACACATTGATGCCGTCCCATTCGCTGTTTCCGTTGCAGCACGAGCAGCATTGGTCGTAGTCTCTGTCCGCGGCCATCAGCTGGTGGAGGCGCCTCTCCGTGTGGGGGGAAGGGGCAGCCAGAGTCACACTATGCCTCTCGTCCTCGTGGTGGTGCGCCTCCACCACATTCTCGAGGTGGGACCGCACTTGGGCTGCCTGGGCAGGGTCGGTCATCCCCCCGGCCCCGACATAGATGATGCATGCCGCCCGGCCCTTGTGGGTCCATGCCACGGCGGCAGAGATGTGGCAGTCCATCTCAGCGAGGATGGCCGACATCTCTGACATGAGGCCAGGCCTGTCCAGCCCCGTCATCTCGAACGCCACGTGGTCTGCCGACAGGCCTCTAGGCCTGGCCTCCTTGTTTGGCAGCCTACTTGTGCAGATGgcctataaaattaaataaatttgagtTTATGACTCTGTGTAATGAAATTGTAACAATAGTGAATGGTAGAAGTAAAAAAAAGGAACCTCTTGGATTTGATGGATAAGGTTTTGATCAGTGAGTTTGTAGCCTTGTTGATCTGTGACGTGGAAGACTGGAATCCATGCAATGAAAACAGCTTAGAATGAATATAAAAAACACCAAATTTGAGTTGGTGAATTGCAAGATATACTAAAATATACTAAGAAAATGAATATGTTAATACTGGGGTGACCTCACCATCCATCAACCAACCACCATCGGAGGAGATGTAAGATTTGGAAATGAGGAGGTCAAGATCTGTAAGAACTTGGACCATCTCCAGCAGCACCCCGTGCTTATTAGCACTATCAACCTGCactcaccaaaaaaaaaaaatttacatcattaattaacataaaaaataaacacaatgaATATGAATGTGTGAGATTTGAAAATGAGGAGTAATATTCTTCCTTCGAATCAGTATCTTTACCACAGATTAAAATAACTTAGAAAATGAAACTACAAACTTTGTTGCTTAGTATCATAACTATTGGCTCAAGGCAGTACTAGGATATTGTATTCTTAAACACAATACAAGTATGAAACAAAATGCAAACACATCTCCATAACTTCATCTAGATTAGATGAAAGAATTTTAAGTTCCATAAATTGCATAAGAATTCAAAAGGATCACTTTCTGAAAAATATGCAGCAAATTAGGGAATGTTAAGATGTACCCAATTCTTTGATTTCATCTTTCCAAATCACAATTAGTGAAGAAGAATACAACTAATAGTATTTgtcaaatagtagtagtaatgaAGTTGAGGTCTATTCTAAAACTACATTTACTAACCATGATGAGACTGCAATCTGGATAGATGTCATTGTCAACAGAAACCCTGAAAACCCCAATACATAATCAGACGAAGTTAGAGCAAACTAATGAagcatattaaaaaaatttaattatgtaatactAAATCCTACACAAACCAACCTTGGAGGATGGATTCTTTCTAAAAGAAATTCAAAGTCTGGATCAATGTAGGGCGTGTATGTGACATCCATCATTCGATGCTGCACTAATGAAACTGCACCAATTAATTCCAATTCACAATTAACTCTCAAAGCCACCAACTTTCAATGTCAAGAAcgttatatgtatatatatacatatgtgtGTGGGTGGGTGAAGATAAAGGAGATATGGTGTGCTCCTTGTTAATCAAGTCTATTATACAAGAAAGCAACATATACACGTTAAACTATCATGGAAAATATTAGGTTTCTTGAAAAAGAAGGAAAATTACCAACTTGAAATTTTATTCCAATTTGACTAGGATTCCAAAGCCCGGATCACCAAATTTGGGATGCACTGAATTCTTGGTATTCTTGCAATAAAAGAAACTAAGTGAGTCAC
This DNA window, taken from Salvia splendens isolate huo1 chromosome 18, SspV2, whole genome shotgun sequence, encodes the following:
- the LOC121776161 gene encoding ACT domain-containing protein ACR1-like; translated protein: MMDVTYTPYIDPDFEFLLERIHPPRVSVDNDIYPDCSLIMVDSANKHGVLLEMVQVLTDLDLLISKSYISSDGGWLMDVFHVTDQQGYKLTDQNLIHQIQEAICTSRLPNKEARPRGLSADHVAFEMTGLDRPGLMSEMSAILAEMDCHISAAVAWTHKGRAACIIYVGAGGMTDPAQAAQVRSHLENVVEAHHHEDERHSVTLAAPSPHTERRLHQLMAADRDYDQCCSCCNGNSEWDGINVYGGCRKEQRKGQIGTHVKIQRCKETGYSIVTVRSRDRPKLLFDTVCALTDLNYVVHHAAIGSQGSTAFQEYYVTDKNGTLETDSEKHRVTKCLIAATERRVSHGLSLKICTKNRTGLLSDVTRVLRENGLSITGAEIGIRGENAVGTFYLKDATGEDVSPETMEVVRREIGGRTVFENVSPGTSPEATPSRTSSGEEEGMKFSLRGLIWSQLEWLSGNFKPT